In the Mytilus trossulus isolate FHL-02 chromosome 1, PNRI_Mtr1.1.1.hap1, whole genome shotgun sequence genome, one interval contains:
- the LOC134704666 gene encoding uncharacterized protein LOC134704666 yields the protein MRKSKSYSCNKKLEFKTDFNLRQTFLQRSPSDDTVKDLTTQRQTSIETPSFREIVEEDEIEKAPEIDKIENIIEVHDESDGNKTSKPKPVACLECVKPIQVFKRDEIKRGDHIKFHGRIYDHHAIVVDIIHSNKKDHKVTVEIVHASNTTVGAISPGQKVK from the exons GAAAAGTAAAAGTTACAGTTGCAACAAAAAATTAGAGTTTAAAACTGATTTCAATCTCAGGCAGACTTTTCTTCAAAGATCTCCATCTGACGATACCGTAAAAGATTTAACAACGCAACGGCAAACAAGTATAGAAACACCTAGTTTCAGGGAGATAGTTGAAGAAGATGAAATCGAAAAAGCTCCAGAAattgacaaaatagaaaatataatagAAGTTCATGATGAATCTGATGGTAATAAAACATCAAAGCCAAAACCCGTTGCATGCCTTGAATGTGTAAAACCCATACAGGTTTTTAAAAGAGATGAAATAAAAAGAGGGGATCATATCAAATTCCATGGACGTATATATGATCACCATGCAATAGTAGTGGATATAATACATtcaaataagaaagatcataaaGTAACCGTAGAAATTGTACATGCATCAAACACGACAGTTGGTGCCAT ctcacctggccagaAGGTCAAGTGa